The genome window TAGAATAAGGTGGACCAGTAGTTTTTGTCTGAAGCTGTACATAAGTGCGCTGCGGTCGCTTGAGGTGTTTGTAAGTGTGCGGGGGCTGCTTCGAGACGAGTGTAGGTTGAAGTGAGTTGTGCTTACTTAGGTGTGACACAGGTGGGACGGGGTGTGTGAATATCGGTGGGACATGTGCCTAGAATTTTATacagcttccccccccccccccactcccctcctcccacctccatcaccacataCCTCTTCAGGACACAGGATGGCGGTCTCAAGGTCACTCTCCTGCCTCCTGATGCCGCTACTGCACGCATCCAGCCCCCCTCCTGCCTCACCGCCGTTGCCGACGCCTCCCCCGCGCCGGTTCTTGTGTGTGAGGAAAGCCAGGTCCTCGGTGGGTAGAGGGAACGCCCCCGGGAACACTTTGTGCCACTGTGcgtcgtcctcgtcgtcctcaAACAGCGGGTCGTCGCTCGGTGTGACGTCCCCGAGGAGGTACGACAtctgtgaggagggaaggaagacaaggatgaaagaggaaggcaggaagagaagagagggaagatcggatgtgggaaaaagaggggaggagaagagaaagaacacaggaggagggaaaaggggaggaagagaagagaaggaagacaggaatacaaaagaagaacaaacaatagcagacctgctggtccttacgaggctgtttgtgacaagctacactaactatctaatcaaaggtggaagatgaaggacagcaaaggtgaaggctcctccccaccccccatccctccagccaaagctggcaggaaaggaaaaagaaccatgcagcatggaaaaactgcatggaaatttgtaggaaagaggaaagaactaccattactgctaccactaaccgggcgataaaaaaagaagaatgaagaagagggaaaggaagacaagacaaaagaaaacatggtgaagacgaggaggaagacagagaggaagaaaagtgtaataacagggaggaggaggaagaggaggaaaataaaagaagatatataatgatttctctcttcgttttttccCCTTCAGGCCCCTAAgacatctattcctcctcctctttctccatctcctcctcctcctcctcctcctcctctttctcttcctcttcctcttcctcttcctctttctcctccgcccaCACCTTCCGCACACCCACCTTCAAGTGTCTCTCAAGGATACATTCAAGTTCGAAGTCGTCATCGTCCTCACCGAAGGGGTTGACGAGCGACTCGGCAACCTTGAGCCAGCCCATGTAGAAGAAGAACTGCAGCAGCGTGAAGATGGGCACGAAGAAGTCGATGGTCCTGTTGACATACTGCTGCCCCGGGTCCAGGAACTGACGACCCACcaccgagaagaagaagaaggagtacaCCGCCATCGTGGCCAcctgggggagggagaaggtgttcgtagtggtggtgttgggtggtgttAGTGGCGGCGTTGATGTCATGCCCAAACACTGATAGGTCTAAGATGACGATatcgaagacgaagaagaatctgTACAATTTCGTATTCTTCTTAAAGCAACTGGACCGTGCCAGAGCTCAGAACGGTACAATGACCCcaaaacaggaagataaatagTGGATAAAGAagtgggtgggggtgagggtggtggcggtggaggcctCTTAAACTTCCTTGGTGGAGGCAGTggggtggtggccgtggtggtaacggtggtggcggcggttgtTTGAACACCTGGCAGGGTGGTGCGTAGAAATGGTGACGAGTTATGAAAACCGCGACCTACTTCCtggaaaaaagtaggaggaagaggaggaggaggaggaggaggagaaagggtttgACAGCTGCAGGAAATGGGAGTGGGGTGTAGCGAGAAGCGGCATAAAGGCCGGTATAAAATGGGCAAGTGTCTCGAGTAAACCATTACCTTGATGTGTCATAGCGAACAGGTGTGCTCTtaatgccccctcccccccctccccccttctctctctctcatcgtttctTCACACGCAGGTACACATaacgtacacgcacacacgtacatacgCACCTGAGTGTACACGAGGGGTATACTAATGTCCGTCCAGCGCACCAGCATCCCCGCCTTGTCCCTCAGTTTTGTCAGCTCGTCCACCAGTAGTCTGAGGCCGTGGTCGTCCGTCACGTAGCCACACGCCCGCGCCCCCGCCACCAGCTTGCACCCCCACATCAGAGGCAGGGTCGTGAGCGGCGCGGACGACCTGCCTTTCTGGttctgtagcaccttcagctccCGCGGCGTGAGGTAgcctgaagaagggaggaagggaggatagggatgtggtggagaagggaggaaaggagatgggaaagggatgagataggaaggcgagggaggtgagggaggtgttagaaagggagggatgtggtggcaggaagggggtgaggaagggaggcaaatgGGGGATGTGCATAGTGAGGTGATGAGGGACAATGTGAGGAAAGtttggtagggagggagggaaggaggagccagggaggaagggaggtagggagacatGCAGTGAGGGATGATATTagtgggaaagagggagaaagggagtttgTGTGAGGGAGAGGTGCTTTGTGATGTACTGTGGTgaattaggaagggaggaaggaagggaggaggggaggtgttgaggcagggagagaagggaggagggagggaggcagggtggCGTAGAAAGCACAAACACAACAATTCCTTACacattcatcctctcccttccaactcctttcctccctcttcctcttttttcaatccctcccttcctccctccgctcTTCACTACTCCCttaactcttcttctcttcctgtctcccctcctctctccttcacctccttttcccttctcttcctcatttcctcaatccctccctccctccctcttcctccttatccctgcttctctatcctcccttcccttctctctccttcatctttcaccttaaACATCCACGTCTCTTccataaaactttaaaaaaaagaaacttaATGAATAATCTCCTCACACCTGTGCATGTATAAACACCTGTAGTGGTTAATTAGGTGTGGTTGTATACAGGTCAAGGTAATGGTTATGATCTGAcctactttcctctttacttccgtTTTTTCCCGtctcgtttatttttcttcatattcttcctttcctctctttctctccctccctcatcacattcattaatctattttttttgcctgtattttctcctcctcctcttcttactctcaaTTTCCTTTCAGTCTTCCTTCcgtatttcttgttatttttctttctccttttcgtatATACATCTTTCCTAACaccttccaccctttccttccttcgtttcttcttcctttcactaacCTCCACACAGactcccctacctccccctccccctctccttcccctacacACTTACCAGCCTCCAGCAGCTCCTTGTAACTCGGGAATTTCTTGCTGACTCGCGGCGAGATGGCAGCGAACGTGAGAGCGCAGGACAGATTGACGTAGCGCAGGAGTGTGGCGCGGATGCTCCTCTCCCGCACGCCCTGGagaggacagatagatagatagggagtgagtgagagggatggaggggaagggacggaaggatgataaacacacacaagaggaaagaaggaaggaaggaaggataacaccacacacagacaccaTCCCCTCCCTCCGACTCCAACCACACAAAGCATCCTAACACTCCCCAttacttactttccctttccctttccctaccaccatcaccaccactgtaactaccaccactatcatatACCCACACATTTTACCCCCCTGTCATTGCCCCCtcaccctcattcccttcccccacTATACACACCTACTCTGCCTTCCTcaacccttcctcaccctgccgCCGATGTAAGCTGTGCAGAGAAGGGCGAAGGAGTCTGGCCAGGGGATGGAGAGGTACTGTTCCCACCATCGCTGTACCACCACGCTCACGTAGAAGCCGAGCACGAACGAAATGGGAATCAGGTTACGGAAGTAGTCGCAGTAGAGGGCAACGTGCTCGAAGATCCtgtagataaagagaggagggaagaatgtgtatGCATATAATCACTTCTCCATCACGTTCttgggaggaagtgagagaaaggaaggaaggaaggggaagagggagagagagagatggtgagggagggagatggggagcgAGGTAGAGTGCAAGGGTTAAGGAGATGATGGACAGTTGGAGGGAAGGTTAAATGAGACGGCAGGGAGTCAAGCTGTGAGTTAGAGAGAGCGATAAGTGGATGAAGGGAatataagagaaaagggagaaagtgtaGTGTTATGGACGGTAAGATAACATGGTGGGCAGTGAGTGTGTGaggcagggtgaggaagagagcgAGATAAGATATAAAAAGAGGGCGAGATGAAAAGATCGAGAGCGGTTGGATATGACGAGAGTGAGAAACAGGAAgtaagaaagtgagggaaggaagaagaaaggaaagtgggcAGTGAAGGATGCTGTGAGAATATGTCGAGGAAGGGGATGAAGTCTTGGGAAGGAACGGTATGTAAAGGAAATAAGGAGGTGGGTAGTTAAAGATGCTGAGGAAGTGAAGCTGAGGGAGGGATGaggtgtgaggaaggaagggtatggaaTGGAAGTAGATAGGTGGGTAGCGAACAGTAAGTGAGAAAAGGCAACCCCCATAAACACATTAACCGTAGTAATTGACTGACAGGCAAGTACCAACCCATATATAGAAACCCATACATTCACAGGTactaacactcacacacacctgcacattcGTAGCAGCACACACCTGCGTCTCATCAATCAATGGCTTTTATCTGAGTGAATGAAGTGTTGGTTTACTTTTACAGGATTTCAATCACCTCCATTACCTAGAGCAACATACCAGTTACTGGGATGTGTTACTGGTGCTTGCTAGTCTGAAGCGtgggcacatacacacacacacacacacacacacacacacacacacacacagtgacagtAACCGCACACACGACAATAAACCTTGAATTTGAGTATCAAGACGTATGCTCGCGCACCTTCCACAGGTGTGCAACCACACGCTCACATGTGCTGGGcctctgtaacacacacacacacacacacacacacacacacacacacacacacacacacacacacacgcacgcgcgcgcacaGTTGCATGACTTTGCTGAGGATACCAAAAtacaaagaataataagaaagtgGAAATTCATGCAAGGAATTACAAATAATGTAGCCAAATTAACTGAATGGATATGCTTAATGGCGAATAGTATTCTATGCAGTAAAGATTGTAAATAATGATCGAAGTGTAAAGAATCCTGACTGGCTAAATAAACAGGGAGCAACAGTTTACATTTATCGGAATTCGAGAAATATTTAAGAGTAATTATAATCAATAGCAGACGATTATATGTGttatagaaaaatgaaaagtaagAGACATGAATAACCTTTCAGTCTGATCTTTACATACGTCAGTGATGAAATGATGAAGATAATTACAACAATCAGTAAGACGTATATTTGGGTATGTAGCAGTAATCTGGAACcaacacttaaaataacacgcAGAACAGATTGAGAAGGTACAAAGAGCGGCCAAAGGATGGGAGCCACACCGTAGAGATTTAGTTTTCGAAGAGAGACTTGAAAAGCTAGAATTAGAAACATTAGaagtgagaagaaaagagaaggagaggaaaggatatgaTCTTACTTCATAAATGTGCGTAAATAAATTGACTAATGAACATTATAATACCTGAGTAGTCATCTTCAAGAGGGCAGGGCAAATAATCATATAAGCAAAGGTTTAAAAGTATATGGGAAAATTTAGTTTTCTAGACAGAGCAATAGATCAGTTGAATATATTACTGGAAGATGTCGTGTGTGCCCCAAACATTTATatattacaagaaaaaaaaaatgataaagtagTTTTAAAAAGAGCAACGAACTTGACCCACTTCTGTAAATTTGAGtaccgggtttttttttttacactttttaccttttatttatgcccttgaactgactcctctgctctaaaaaaaaaatgcaattaggtaaaaaaaaaaaaaaaaaatagagcgcCCACGTACCTGCGCTGCGCCTCGTCCAGGCCGAACCTGTAGACCATGGAGCACAGGAAGTACAGCACGCAGTACACACACGTGTCGGGCCACACCAGCTTGTACAGGCTGCCGCGCCACCTGTCAGGGATTAGTCAGTTGTTAGCTGATTAATTAGTTGTTCCGTTGGTTAATTAGTTATTTAAttcgttagttagttagattTACTTTGTACAACTTAGCTCCATAAATagggtagacacacacacacacacacacacacacacacacacacacacacacacacacacacacacacacacacacacacacacactcttccattTAGCATTCATTACACGAAAAAATAccgtaaaagagagaaaaatcgaACTTAAGTATTAAAAATGAATATCACTAAACCTTCTTCAATTCGATAACACCTCAGCTTaaccttcttacttttccttgatATTAGTAGTGATTGGTATGGTGAGTGTGATTTAGCGACTGCACTTTTTCCCGTTAAGTAATTATCGCTGGTCGGTCCACATGCAAGACCCACCCACTCCCCAACCAAGGCACTGTGATTATTCCGATCATgcgatgctgggaaaggttaaatgtTGTTACTGATCTTGAACTGACCTCGTTTTTGAAGTTCTATCTATCGTATACACCCACATATCATTCTGACTgtatatctaattatctatctatctgtctacctgtctatctatctttaaatGAATATGTTTAACTATCTATTCACCTATTTATATTTACCTTATAAGAACGTGCTCCATTTTTTGCCTGTCTACTTTTTTTGTTCACATGTAAAAGTTTAagactgagaatgagagagatgAGTGAATGGAGAAGTGACTGGCTGAGCAAATGAATGCGTGAGTGAATGTTAATGAATAATGGCTTAAatgagcgagtgagcgagtgagtgaatgaatggataAATATGTGGTGAGTTAGAGATGGATGAATGAAGGAGTGTAAGCTGGAAAAAGGAAGTTAGAGGGGAAGTGAGTCAGTGGGGTCAGTCATTTAGTGAATAAGGGagttagtgaatgagtgaggCAGTGAGTAAATGATTAGGCGAGGTAGAGGGTAGTAAGTAAACATGAATAAGTATACGAGTTTGTGAgttaatgaatgagtgagtgagtgaacaaacgactaaataaatgaatgaatgaaaaaaatgagtaagTAATTTATTCCTTTACCTGAAGAGGAGACGCCAGAATGAGCCGAATCCTTTACAGTCGGATACCTTCTGGGTGTAAGTGACTgtcatggtggtggcggtgagtaAGTCAAGGGTCGGGAATGAGTAAGTAaatggcagtagtggtggtgataggggatAAGTCTTTGGCGTCAGAGAGGGATGACTATATAGCTTTACAGTAGGTGGGGAGtgagtagtgatggtagtggtagtagtgagaGGAGTAGTGAGGTATCAGTTAGTGGTAGTGAGAAGAAGTGatccttagtagtagtagtagtagaagtggtaaagGCTAAGTAAGTGAGGTATGAGTTAGTGGGATTGAGGAGGAACACGTCTCagttgtagtagtaaaagtagtagtagtagtaatagttgtagtagttgtagtagtagtagtagaagtagtagaagcgATAAGGGGCTGAGTAAGTGGTAGAAATGGTGTTGATACTGAAATGAGCAAGTCGTGAGTGGCTGTCAGTGGTGGAAATGTGTCACTTAGTCAACAACAGCGATAAGGGATGAGGAAATG of Eriocheir sinensis breed Jianghai 21 chromosome 14, ASM2467909v1, whole genome shotgun sequence contains these proteins:
- the LOC126998597 gene encoding bestrophin-2-like yields the protein MTVTYTQKVSDCKGFGSFWRLLFRWRGSLYKLVWPDTCVYCVLYFLCSMVYRFGLDEAQRRIFEHVALYCDYFRNLIPISFVLGFYVSVVVQRWWEQYLSIPWPDSFALLCTAYIGGRGVRERSIRATLLRYVNLSCALTFAAISPRVSKKFPSYKELLEAGYLTPRELKVLQNQKGRSSAPLTTLPLMWGCKLVAGARACGYVTDDHGLRLLVDELTKLRDKAGMLVRWTDISIPLVYTQVATMAVYSFFFFSVVGRQFLDPGQQYVNRTIDFFVPIFTLLQFFFYMGWLKVAESLVNPFGEDDDDFELECILERHLKMSYLLGDVTPSDDPLFEDDEDDAQWHKVFPGAFPLPTEDLAFLTHKNRRGGGVGNGGEAGGGLDACSSGIRRQESDLETAILCPEETDLPDTARRHSTTTTTGYGSPRLHHHPRYRSGHQPHHHHRHQQQHSTSTPTTPTGSNINLCPSPSSATAGPTITTTNPTPPHSPREVDAPRDTEMHHHPASTAPPTTTSNTTASTTLPDHTAPPGYTPTPSHPAPPTYTPASTQGHTPPPYPPTSIPDHTIPANQGHSTPPSHTPPAYTPNPSHPLDQCVQRRVSHPTPPSERFKIPLEGIVNPMYME